From Candidatus Rubrimentiphilum sp., one genomic window encodes:
- a CDS encoding TatD family hydrolase, producing MLSLLDTHAHLHDKAFDDDRGAAVERMRAAGVATAITVGCDLSDTQRAFATAAQYGLFASAGIHPHEAKDAPADIAAAFEPFLRNSRIAAIGETGLDYYYDHSPRDVQQRVLRAQMAIARTAGLPLIFHHRDAFEDFSAILRDEWQSGMRGVVHCFTGDEAQAKTYVEEFGLYLGIGGIITFKTAQPIRDAVLATGIDRLVLETDCPYLAPIPHRGQRNEPAYVAVTAQKVAEILSLPAQDVAEITTQNAKKLFRAL from the coding sequence GTGCTCAGCCTCCTCGACACACACGCACACCTGCACGATAAGGCCTTCGACGACGATCGCGGGGCCGCCGTCGAGCGCATGCGAGCCGCGGGAGTCGCAACCGCAATTACCGTTGGTTGCGATCTCAGCGATACGCAACGAGCCTTCGCGACCGCCGCGCAGTACGGTCTCTTCGCATCGGCCGGCATTCATCCGCACGAAGCCAAAGACGCGCCGGCCGACATCGCCGCCGCATTCGAACCGTTCCTGCGCAACTCGCGCATCGCTGCAATCGGCGAAACCGGGCTCGACTACTACTACGATCACAGCCCGCGCGACGTCCAACAACGCGTTCTACGCGCGCAGATGGCGATCGCGCGCACAGCCGGGCTGCCGCTCATCTTTCATCATCGCGACGCGTTCGAAGACTTCTCGGCCATTCTGCGCGACGAGTGGCAATCGGGCATGCGCGGCGTGGTGCACTGCTTTACCGGCGATGAGGCGCAGGCGAAGACGTACGTCGAGGAGTTCGGGCTGTATCTAGGCATCGGCGGCATCATCACGTTCAAGACCGCTCAGCCGATACGGGACGCGGTCCTTGCCACCGGCATCGATCGCCTCGTGCTCGAAACGGACTGCCCCTATCTGGCCCCGATTCCGCACCGCGGTCAGCGGAACGAGCCGGCTTACGTCGCGGTTACGGCGCAGAAAGTCGCCGAGATTCTTTCGTTACCGGCGCA